One part of the Malus sylvestris chromosome 2, drMalSylv7.2, whole genome shotgun sequence genome encodes these proteins:
- the LOC126606643 gene encoding transcription factor MYB1-like encodes MGRSPCCAKEGMNRGAWTAHEDKVLTEYIKLHGEGRWRNLPKNAGLNRCGKSCRLRWLNYLRPDIKRGNISPDEEELIIRLHKLLGNRWSLIAGRLPGRTDNEIKNYWNTNLGKKVHDHQQQGSASDLKHHKNGEPNSKKAKMMDMATPSSHVVRTKAAKCTKVFINPHPHKVPLGHNHQHYTEETNAGGLMFDDKPAAMDDDHINRTRSFSSFSNINADQENSTSDFLVDFDMDEISLANLLNSDFPEINHDDLNHISSDNVMSRCVDETAQFFSEGMLQHWKNGDSDNGDDRVQVQPNFILNFHSFNSFLGSDHQGEECLGVGKSS; translated from the exons ATGGGGAGAAGCCCTTGTTGTGCAAAGGAGGGCATGAACAGAGGTGCTTGGACTGCCCATGAAGACAAAGTTCTCACTGAATACATCAAGCTCCATGGAGAAGGCAGATGGAGAAACCTTCCCAAAAATGCAG GTTTAAACAGATGTGGGAAGAGCTGCAGGCTTAGGTGGTTGAATTATCTGAGGCCAGACATTAAGAGAGGTAACATATCTCCAGATGAAGAAGAGCTTATCATTAGGCTTCACAAGCTTTTGGGGAACcg atGGTCTCTAATAGCTGGTAGGCTTCCAGGGCGAACAGACAATGAAATAAAGAACTACTGGAACACAAATTTAGGTAAAAAAGTTCATGACCACCAACAACAAGGATCTGCTTCAGATCTCAAGCACCACAAAAATGGTGAACCAAATTCCAAGAAAGCAAAAATGATGGACATGGCAACACCATCATCCCATGTTGTCCGTACCAAAGCTGCTAAGTGTACCAAAGTTTTTATCAACCCACACCCACACAAAGTCCCACTTGGTCATAATCATCAACATTACACTGAGGAAACAAATGCAGGGGGACTAATGTTTGATGACAAGCCAGCAGCTATGGATGATGACCACATTAATAGGACACGGTCATTTTCTTCATTCTCTAATATCAATGCTGATCAAGAGAATTCAACCTCGGATTTTTTGGTGGATTTTGACATGGATGAGATTAGCTTAGCCAATCTTCTGAACTCGGATTTTCCGGAGATTAACCACGACGACTTGAATCATATTAGCAGTGACAATGTTATGTCACGTTGTGTAGATGAAACTGCTCAATTTTTTTCAGAAGGAATGCTGCAACATTGGAAGAATGGTGATAGCGACAATGGTGATGATCGAGTTCAAGTTCAGCCAAATTTTATTCTCAATTTCCATTCCTTCAATTCTTTTCTGGGTTCTGATCATCAAGGGGAAGAATGCCTTGGAGTTGGAAAGAGTAGTTGA
- the LOC126606653 gene encoding probable pre-mRNA-splicing factor ATP-dependent RNA helicase DEAH6 — MRPGTQWMERKRLESHCHVESLMSCQMLPPKLLRRWESSLDMRGRNKIEYMHTLEDGYELVDLVVTQTLVLHVMEAPGDILVFLPGQQEIETFDHSLKQIIIAHGHTQLITCPISAEVLEPTPQGVRKVVLATSPAEISWLMLNSIQYFIDSGLCKMKSYDLMAGKELDRMSPVSKAEATQRAELGLAGSTCYRLYTNNFYEGLQENTTPEVLRRNLVNVVLVLN; from the exons ATGAGGCCGGGTACACAATGGATGGAAAGAAAAAGATTGGAATCTCACTGCCACGTGGAATCGCTCATGTCATGCCAGATGTTGCCGCCAAAGTTGCTGAGGAGATGGGAGTCCAGCTTGGACATGAG GGGGCGTAATAAGATAGAATACATGCATACCCTGGAAGATGGCTATGAATTGGTGGATTTAGTAGTTACACAAACCCTGGTACTTCATGTGATGGAAGCACCTGGTGACATATTGGTATTTTTGCCTGGTCAACAAGAAATCGAAACCTTTGACCATTCGTTGAAGCAAATAATTATTGCTCATGGTCATACCCAGTTGATTACATGCCCCATTAGTGCAGAAGTTTTGGAGCCAACACCTCAAGGGGTTAGGAAGGTTGTACTTGCAACAAGCCCGGCTGAAATTTCATGGCTAATGTTGAACAGTATTCAGTATTTCATTGACTCTGGTCTTTGCAAGATGAAGTCTTATGATCTGATGGCCGGGAAGGAGTTGGATCGAATGAGTCCCGTCTCGAAGGCGGAGGCAACGCAGAGGGCAGAGCTAGGGCTAGCGGGATCTACGTGCTACAGGTTGTACACTAATAATTTTTACGAGGGTTTACAAGAGAACACCACACCAGAAGTACTAAGGAGAAACCTTGTAAATGTTGTTCTTGTGCTTAATTAA
- the LOC126606663 gene encoding uncharacterized protein LOC126606663, translated as MEPEPAPRKRRFIPKAAPRRVPKPEIKIEADHVTEESDAEKARELLKRFSERSIHARPKDEKKLAPAQIAFGGAASTSVKVYGAQKGGSTSATDAAASGMKVEKEYGSPWNQYSYYPVTLPLRPPYSGDPEIRNQEEFGDGSEESTYDENSTKPANDLDLLEENKATSMFFLQLPQYLPTMKRSATADGPEATTRPPGSAHNMQKFCALSDLPPGHMGKMLVYRSGAIKLKLGDTLFDVSSGMKCGFAQDLVVTNENEKGFGTIGELNKRAIATPDIDSILESVDGLF; from the exons ATGGAGCCAGAACCAGCTCCCAGAAAG AGGAGATTCATACCGAAAGCTGCCCCGCGCCGGGTTCCAAAACCTGAAATCAAAAT CGAAGCGGACCATGTGACGGAGGAGTCTGATGCTGAAAAGGCTAGGGAACTGCTGAAACGATTCAGT GAAAGATCAATACACGCAAGGCCGAAAGATGAAAAGAAAT TGGCGCCTGCACAAATTGCATTTGGTGGTGCTGCATCCACATCCGTTAAAGTGTATGGTGCTCAGAAAGGTGGGAGTACTTCAGCCACTGATG CTGCTGCCTCGGGCATGAAAGTGGAGAAAGAATACGGTTCGCCATGG AATCAGTACAGTTATTACCCTGTAACTCTTCCTCTCAGACCGCCATATTCCGGTGATCCTG AAATTCGTAATCAGGAAGAATTTGGAGACGGTTCAGAGGAGTCAACTTATGATGAAAACTCAACAAAACCGGCAAATGATCTTGATCTATTG GAGGAAAATAAAGCAACAAGTATGTTCTTTCTTCAGTTACCACAGTATCTGCCTACGATGAAACGATCAGCTACAGCAGATGGCCCTGAGGCAACAACACGGCCACCAGGAAGCGCACACAACATGCAGAAGTTTTGTGCTTTGTCTGATTTACCACCTGGCCACATGGGTAAGATGCTGGTGTACAGAAGCGGTGCTATCAAGCTGAAGCTAGGAGATACCCTTTTCGAT GTCTCCTCAGGAATGAAGTGTGGTTTTGCCCAGGATCTTGTGGTTACTAATGAGAACGAGAAGGGATTTGGTACTATCGGCGAGCTGAACAAGCGAGCCATTGCAACCCCAGATATTGACTCCATTTTGGAAAGTGTAGATGGTTTATTCTAG